The nucleotide sequence TGGCGAGCTGCTGATCGAAACCGACGGCGACAATCTCGGCGCCAGCCACATCGTGTCGGGCGAGGCCTCTGCCAAGGCGATCAAGGTGCCGTCGCTGCGGCTGCAGCGCATCCTCGAGGAGGCCGGTGTCGCCCGTGTCGATGCTCTCAAGATCGACGTCGAGGGGTTTGAGGATCGCGTGCTGACCGGCTTCTTCGCCGAGGCACCGCAGGCATTGTGGCCCCGTGCGATGGTGATCGAGCATCTGTCAAAGGACGAATGGCTGGACGACTGCATCGCCGACATGCACACGCGAGGCTATATCGAGACCGGCAAGACCCGCAGCAACACATTGCTGACGCGAAGCTGAATTTTCCTGGCGCAAATCATTCCTCAAACCGCAGGAGGGCTTAATGATCGACCACATCGGATTTCCGGTTTCGGACTACGAACGCTCCAAGACCTTCTATCTGAAGGCCCTGGCGCCGCTCGACTACACCCTCGTGATGGAAGTCACCCAGGAGCAGCACGGCCACGCTCCCGCCGCGGGTTTCGGCGCCGATGGAAAGCCCGATTTCTGGATCGGCGGCGAAGGCGGGTTGGACAAGCCGTTGCATGTCGCGATCGTGGCCAAGGACCGCTCTACGGTGGACGCTTTCTACAAGGCAGCCA is from Bradyrhizobium sp. AZCC 2176 and encodes:
- a CDS encoding VOC family protein, with product MIDHIGFPVSDYERSKTFYLKALAPLDYTLVMEVTQEQHGHAPAAGFGADGKPDFWIGGEGGLDKPLHVAIVAKDRSTVDAFYKAAMAAGGRDNGAPGIRAHYHPNYYGAFVLDPDGHNIEAVCHTPA